The genomic interval ACTTTCTTAGCTTCCTTTTGTGACATCAAACGTCCGGTGCCATGAGTGCCACTCTTGGCGCGATCTGCACCAGTAAGTTTCTCAGAGGTTCCTAGTTTTTTTATGTTTGCGCCAAAAATACCTTGTGCGAGAAAGTAGCTTGAAAACAGCAGGGCTATACCGCTAACAAAAATCAATGGTCGGTCTAATTGTGGCAATATCTCACGCCATACGCTTAAATCATCCCATTCTGCAGCAATGATTTGAAAGCCTAACCATGCATCTTGCAAGCAATAGCCAATCCAGACATATGAAGTGATAGCTAACAAGATAAGGGGAATTGGCTTTTTCCAAATAAAAATAAAAATCATGCCAGGTAAAACCAACAGAGGGGCAATAACACCTAGTTCAAAAGAAAGGTTAGGAAGGAGCATGTTGATCTCCTTCTTCTAAATTTTCTTTTTCGTCTTTGAATTTGGCTTTACCGTCCAAGCGCCAGGACGAAATTAAGAGATCTCGTTCAGGCCCTTCCAGTCGTTCTGCGATATGAAGGAACATACCGTAGAGTGTTGCAGCAAGGTTGGCGGCTTCTGCTCCATCTGTCTGCAAGTCAATAGTTGCAGGGATTTCAAGCGAAGTGAGTATTCCTGCTTTGTCCGCAAGACCACTGATCTGCGCAAACAAACGTGTCCGTTGTTTACGGTATTTCTTATTCTCGGCCACTTGTACCCCCTTTAAGCGCTCAACCATAATTCCTAGATGGAGAATGCGCCTACGGAGCTTCTTTAACTTCTGAGATGCTTTTTTTGATTTTTGCTTGAAATCGGGTAGGGAGTTTTGGAAGGACAGCCTCGTACATTTTTTGTTGTTCTTCTTTTGATGCATGTTCAAAATACATCAGTGCGACGGTAATATCGTTGTCCGTCATTTCAACGATTTCTAAGCGTTCAGCAATGTCACCGAATTTCCCCTTTTCTTTGGCGACCTGTTCGTCATACATGTTTTTTGCTTGTTCGAGCTTCTCTGCGGCCTGTTTCAACTTCGAAACCATTTACTTCCCCTATTTTTCCATTGACAAATTAAGGATTTATCAACACTATTGATTTCAAATACTCAGTTATGAGTAAGTCGCCGTTGAATTTGGTGGGTAGCTCCAGCTACCAATTTGAAAAGGGGCTTAGGTTTTTACCTAGGTCCCTTTTTCTATGCCCAATTTGTATTATTTTACCCATGGTCATATCTTATCTTTTTGAGTAAACTGTGCGTTGGGTGAATATGAAGCAGGTTTGGAATATGTATTTTCTACGGCAGATGAGTGTGACTGCGGCGGTTTTTCTTTTTGCACTTTCAATTGTGCAGGATACGCATGCCAATGCATCTCTTGAAAATCAAAAAATAGAAATTCTCAATAAGCTAAAAATGCTCACACAAAGCGTTGCCACCTCAGCTTGCTACATCGGAAGCTTTTATGAAGCTGATCGATATAGTGGAAAGCTCAGCCAATCTATTGATACCTTTAATGCCAATCTGGATAAGTTGATCAATGGGGAAGAGATTACGGATTTCCCAAAAGAAGATGACCCGAAGATTCTCGCTCAATTAAAGAAACTCGATACAAACTGGAAGCTCTTGCAATTCGCATCAGATATTTTACTGCGCACAAGCAAGTTGCCGGGGCTTGATGTCGATATTATTGCTGAATTTAATATGCCGACGCTTGAGCAAGCTGATCGTGCCATTTCAGCAATGGAACAGCAATATACGAGCACAAAAAGCGACCAGGCCAATATCAGGACGTTGCAGCTCATTGGGGATCAGGTCGTGTTGGTCCAAAAAATTACAAAGGAGTTCTGCCTGATTTCCTATCAGTATGCTTCGGTTAAAGATCGTCAAAGGCTGCGTGATGCAGTCCGTCTATTTGATCAAAACCTGATGGACTTAACAAAAGGGAATTCTGCTGAAAATATTTTATCCGCACCGACAAAGGGGATTGTGAAAACTCTCGGTCGTGTCAGTGATAATTGGGAAGACCCGCGCGAGATTTTGTTGAAAATTGCAGACGGTAAGCATGCAACATATGATGATTTTGATGAAATCACTTATATGAATAAGAAATTGGTCAAATATAACAAAATCGCTCAGTCACAGTTTTTACGATATTTTCAAAGTCAGAGTGGTGAATAGGCGATTATTTTGAAGACTGTTTTATGAAATGATCAAACTTGCTGTTTGCCAGTTCTTCTAGATTAATAATTGTTTCAGAAATCACATCACAAATATCAGCACATCCAATGGTGCCAAGCTTCAGTTTGCCTGTATTGCAGTTGAAACAATGCCTTTCTGCCTGAAGCAGGATATGGTCAACTTGTTTTTTTTCAGGAGCCATTTGGATAAGACTTTAAAGTTATAATTATTCTAATAAGCGCCTTATAGTCATTTCTGAGCGCGATATCTATCTCGTATAAATACGTATGTATGAAAAATCTGTT from Candidatus Terasakiella magnetica carries:
- the traD gene encoding conjugal transfer protein TraD; amino-acid sequence: MAENKKYRKQRTRLFAQISGLADKAGILTSLEIPATIDLQTDGAEAANLAATLYGMFLHIAERLEGPERDLLISSWRLDGKAKFKDEKENLEEGDQHAPS
- a CDS encoding type IV pili methyl-accepting chemotaxis transducer N-terminal domain-containing protein, with amino-acid sequence MYFLRQMSVTAAVFLFALSIVQDTHANASLENQKIEILNKLKMLTQSVATSACYIGSFYEADRYSGKLSQSIDTFNANLDKLINGEEITDFPKEDDPKILAQLKKLDTNWKLLQFASDILLRTSKLPGLDVDIIAEFNMPTLEQADRAISAMEQQYTSTKSDQANIRTLQLIGDQVVLVQKITKEFCLISYQYASVKDRQRLRDAVRLFDQNLMDLTKGNSAENILSAPTKGIVKTLGRVSDNWEDPREILLKIADGKHATYDDFDEITYMNKKLVKYNKIAQSQFLRYFQSQSGE